A single genomic interval of Chloracidobacterium validum harbors:
- a CDS encoding roadblock/LC7 domain-containing protein, translating into MSSAALVLYGEEYQQIKTIIARLCEDANARMVFLIDKNGQKIADHGDVGAIDTTSLASLTAGNVAATDALAHLVGEKEFPVLSHEGERDNIHISIVAQRVILVVIFDERSSLGLVRLRVKRAATDMAEVLEAIARKVEEEKARGVNLESPFAEITEDDIDNLFSD; encoded by the coding sequence ATGTCAAGTGCCGCGCTGGTGCTGTATGGTGAAGAGTACCAGCAAATCAAGACTATCATCGCCCGTTTGTGTGAAGACGCCAACGCCCGAATGGTCTTTCTGATCGATAAAAACGGTCAGAAGATCGCCGATCATGGCGACGTTGGCGCCATTGACACAACCAGCTTGGCTTCGCTTACTGCCGGGAACGTCGCCGCAACCGATGCGCTGGCGCACCTGGTCGGGGAAAAAGAATTTCCAGTGCTCTCGCATGAAGGTGAGCGTGATAATATCCACATCTCAATTGTGGCTCAGCGCGTCATTCTAGTAGTAATTTTTGACGAACGGTCGAGCTTGGGGTTGGTTCGGTTACGTGTCAAGCGAGCGGCGACGGATATGGCCGAAGTGCTAGAAGCCATCGCTCGTAAAGTAGAGGAAGAAAAAGCCCGTGGGGTCAACCTTGAGTCGCCATTTGCCGAAATCACCGAAGATGATATTGACAACCTGTTCTCTGACTGA
- a CDS encoding CPXCG motif-containing cysteine-rich protein, with product MQDTATYPCAYCGELNVTLPDWSAGRRQQYIEDCAVCCQPNVLRVCLNPDLDEVSVVVEPA from the coding sequence ATGCAAGACACGGCAACCTACCCGTGCGCCTACTGTGGCGAGCTGAATGTCACCCTTCCTGACTGGAGCGCCGGACGGCGGCAGCAATATATCGAAGATTGCGCTGTCTGCTGCCAACCCAATGTGCTTCGTGTATGTCTCAATCCCGATTTAGATGAAGTGAGCGTGGTGGTTGAGCCGGCGTAG
- a CDS encoding alkaline phosphatase D family protein: protein MKRRSFMSHLLLSPVALSLLQLRAEGEAVDALLSGPMVGYSEITETVIWLQTRRAARAQLRYWVQGKPETARISEEYRTTQAGDFIAKFTLSGLAFGTRYDYEVYLDGHRIERPYAMTFQTQPMWKWRTEPPPFKVAFGSCHYVNDPPFDRPGRPYGSPAKIFSAIMAHKPDVMLWLGDNCYYREADYHTEAGMRYRYAHTRAQAELQPLWAATHHYAIWDDHDYGPNDSDRTFRGRDIALRIFRDYWGNPAYGTPDIPGCFFRFEWADIEFFMLDGRYHRTPNELSDDSPEKMLFGREQLQWLLESLRSSQATFKVVVGGGQMLNPVSPWECFSRFKVEQARLFDFIRAEKISGVLFISGDRHLAELNQRREPGLYPLYDFTSSSLTAGIATLSKAEQSNPARVSGTLVEKHNFGILEFSGSRATRLLTMRCIDEDGIEHWKREIPISELRFARQADKSGGWSEP, encoded by the coding sequence GTGAAGCGACGTTCATTCATGAGTCACCTGCTGTTGTCGCCGGTGGCTCTGTCACTCCTTCAGCTCCGAGCTGAAGGGGAGGCAGTGGATGCCCTGCTCTCAGGTCCCATGGTTGGCTACAGCGAAATCACGGAAACCGTCATCTGGCTTCAGACGCGACGGGCGGCGCGCGCCCAGCTTCGCTACTGGGTTCAGGGCAAACCAGAGACGGCGCGCATCAGCGAAGAATACCGAACCACCCAGGCCGGAGACTTTATCGCCAAATTCACGTTGTCCGGGTTGGCGTTCGGGACACGCTACGACTACGAGGTGTACCTAGACGGTCACCGAATTGAGCGTCCCTACGCGATGACGTTCCAAACGCAGCCCATGTGGAAGTGGCGGACGGAACCGCCGCCGTTCAAGGTCGCCTTTGGGTCGTGTCACTACGTCAACGATCCGCCATTTGATCGCCCCGGCCGCCCCTATGGCAGCCCAGCCAAAATCTTCTCGGCGATCATGGCGCACAAACCGGACGTCATGCTGTGGCTCGGCGATAACTGCTATTACCGGGAAGCGGACTACCATACCGAAGCCGGCATGCGGTATCGCTACGCCCACACGCGGGCCCAAGCCGAACTACAACCGCTGTGGGCGGCGACACACCACTACGCGATTTGGGATGATCACGATTACGGCCCAAACGACTCGGACCGCACATTTCGTGGACGCGACATAGCCCTGCGCATCTTCCGGGACTACTGGGGCAACCCAGCCTACGGGACGCCAGACATTCCCGGCTGCTTCTTCCGCTTCGAGTGGGCGGATATCGAATTTTTCATGCTGGATGGTCGGTACCATCGTACGCCAAATGAGCTGAGCGATGACTCACCAGAGAAAATGCTGTTTGGACGTGAGCAGCTCCAATGGCTCCTGGAATCGTTGCGGTCCAGCCAAGCGACCTTCAAGGTCGTGGTCGGCGGCGGACAAATGCTCAACCCAGTTTCGCCCTGGGAATGCTTCAGCCGCTTCAAGGTTGAGCAAGCCAGGCTTTTTGATTTCATTCGAGCGGAGAAAATCTCAGGTGTCTTGTTCATCTCTGGCGACCGCCACCTCGCTGAACTCAATCAGCGCCGAGAGCCAGGGCTTTACCCGCTGTATGACTTCACCTCAAGCTCACTCACGGCTGGCATCGCTACCCTTTCCAAGGCTGAACAAAGCAATCCCGCCCGCGTGAGTGGCACGCTTGTGGAGAAACACAACTTTGGCATCCTGGAGTTCTCGGGTTCCCGCGCCACCCGGCTTCTGACGATGCGCTGCATTGACGAAGACGGCATCGAACACTGGAAACGCGAAATTCCAATCAGCGAGCTACGCTTCGCCCGCCAGGCAGATAAGTCAGGTGGATGGTCGGAACCGTAG
- a CDS encoding serine/threonine-protein kinase, with protein MKACSQCRRTYTADIAFCPYDGKPLSAVSDEEELGDDPLVGRVFIDRYHLTARIGEGGMCTVYRGTHVLTRKLWAVKILHAELAAQRRAVKRFQKEAQAASRIDHASVIQVTDFGTSEEGYVYLVMEYLEGTTLKRAIQTDGPFSLDRTVHIVRQIGEALDAAHAQSVIHRDLKPENIMLLPTDEAERERVKVLDFGIAKVQEDTSDSAPLTAQNMVMGTPQYMSPEQAKGLELDARSDIYSLGIIVYEMLTGKTPFQGGPSKIILNKHANEIPPSPRRLRPDLSAHVERVIMRALEKSPLRRPQSGSEFARELELAVRLAATMSKREAEQRSLPPATPPLPPTADAVEPAALATSPADLVMASQTVLAREEPRRSATWRTVVIAVIVVACAFIGGMLWWYWRG; from the coding sequence ATGAAAGCCTGTTCGCAATGTCGGCGCACCTACACGGCGGACATCGCCTTTTGCCCATACGATGGCAAGCCACTGTCGGCGGTGTCGGACGAAGAAGAGCTTGGGGACGATCCGCTGGTCGGGCGCGTGTTCATTGACCGCTACCATCTCACGGCCCGGATTGGCGAAGGGGGGATGTGCACGGTCTATCGTGGCACCCATGTGCTCACCCGCAAGCTCTGGGCGGTCAAGATTCTACATGCCGAACTTGCCGCGCAGCGGCGGGCGGTCAAGCGGTTTCAAAAAGAAGCTCAGGCCGCCAGCCGGATTGACCACGCCAGTGTCATCCAGGTGACTGACTTCGGGACGAGCGAAGAGGGCTATGTCTATCTGGTCATGGAATATCTGGAAGGGACGACGCTCAAGCGCGCCATCCAGACTGACGGACCGTTTTCGCTCGACCGGACCGTGCATATCGTTCGGCAGATTGGCGAGGCGCTTGACGCCGCCCACGCCCAAAGCGTCATTCACCGTGACCTCAAGCCTGAAAATATCATGCTCTTGCCCACGGATGAGGCGGAGCGCGAACGAGTCAAGGTGCTCGATTTTGGCATTGCCAAGGTGCAGGAAGACACCAGCGATAGCGCGCCGCTCACGGCTCAGAACATGGTCATGGGAACGCCGCAGTACATGTCGCCCGAACAGGCCAAGGGACTGGAACTCGACGCGCGTTCCGATATTTACAGCCTCGGGATCATCGTTTACGAGATGCTCACCGGCAAGACGCCATTTCAGGGCGGGCCGTCCAAGATTATCCTCAACAAACACGCCAACGAAATCCCACCATCGCCACGCCGACTACGCCCAGACCTTTCCGCTCACGTCGAGCGCGTCATCATGCGGGCGCTGGAGAAAAGCCCACTGCGGCGTCCACAGTCAGGCAGTGAGTTTGCGCGTGAATTGGAACTCGCGGTGCGCCTGGCAGCAACGATGAGCAAGCGTGAAGCCGAACAACGGTCACTGCCGCCGGCAACCCCGCCGTTGCCACCCACTGCGGATGCAGTTGAGCCAGCAGCCTTAGCCACCAGCCCGGCCGACCTAGTCATGGCTTCCCAAACGGTACTTGCCCGTGAAGAGCCGCGCCGGAGTGCAACTTGGCGTACAGTCGTTATTGCAGTTATCGTCGTAGCGTGCGCTTTCATCGGAGGCATGCTGTGGTGGTATTGGCGTGGGTGA
- a CDS encoding QcrA and Rieske domain-containing protein — protein sequence MSDLSEVDKTKRLFMGLGSIVIGAGIGGALAYPIFQFAVGNALKTADDGDSKDWIDLGSASEFEEGKPTAKKITIEIRDGWVKSSSDETIWVVKKGNEFLTFTATCPHLGCKVNWVPERSEYFCPCHNSAFEVTGEKKPGAASARGLDTLEYRVSDGKLQVVFQKFKNLLPTKEVFS from the coding sequence ATGTCCGACCTGTCCGAAGTGGACAAAACTAAGCGCCTTTTCATGGGGCTTGGTTCAATTGTGATTGGCGCTGGCATTGGCGGCGCACTGGCCTATCCAATTTTCCAATTTGCCGTTGGGAACGCACTAAAAACGGCAGACGATGGGGATAGTAAAGACTGGATTGACTTGGGTTCTGCATCCGAGTTTGAGGAAGGTAAACCCACTGCCAAGAAAATCACGATTGAGATTCGTGATGGATGGGTTAAATCGTCGTCAGATGAAACCATTTGGGTAGTGAAAAAAGGCAATGAGTTTCTCACCTTCACGGCAACTTGCCCACATCTTGGCTGCAAGGTCAACTGGGTTCCAGAGCGCAGTGAGTACTTTTGCCCTTGCCACAATAGCGCCTTTGAAGTGACTGGGGAGAAAAAGCCTGGCGCAGCCTCGGCGCGTGGGTTGGATACACTCGAATATCGCGTTTCCGATGGTAAGCTTCAGGTTGTTTTTCAAAAGTTCAAGAACTTGCTTCCAACCAAGGAAGTCTTTTCGTGA
- a CDS encoding ABC transporter substrate-binding protein: MRSTTQAALALSLALSLCLTLVTGCGTSSRKLVAGIDPKPAKCEPGKQGGVLRLALAFGPLTFNPFVDSTPDTFAVLRKLYGTLLDYDFEKQVVEDSGLATAVSLQEDGKTYRVTLRKCLFSDGSPLVPDDVVFSYSSALAAGSALSDLLKTGVGNERSDAKFSIIDAQTVQIQFNDPISADAAKFVFARIPIVSKANFPTAKDDPTKLAYSGPFVVKASSAKELRLAANPNYWKVDNAGTVLPYLNEVVYDLGVDRKTQSERFAEGKYDIIDYLLPEQAKALDGQAKIRNAGGSLRVWTLVGNTRIDQTKVDRNRSKHFLTDDFREAISRLIDRNRLAQTVLNGEAKPSFGLIAPGNATWYDPNAPRYEPNVQTAKAALQSAGYSYQDGKLFDGIKTPVRFKFTVPKEPTAIALAQSIVQDLTAAGLDIVIEEQPLDKWWKALTTGVFDMILVELQPEFPDPVFLQPFVTGTRPYFAEATIVNPQLDLRGYDWFKKIARDFNKALQQKTVEERKKLYDDFQKSWNEVSPVIYLVSEHTIAGARSNVLNVRLAAFDPAATWNLEELYLK, encoded by the coding sequence ATGCGATCAACCACTCAAGCTGCCTTGGCGCTGTCATTGGCGCTGTCGCTTTGTCTGACCCTGGTCACCGGGTGTGGGACGTCTTCCCGCAAGCTCGTGGCAGGAATTGATCCCAAACCAGCCAAATGTGAACCCGGTAAGCAGGGGGGTGTGCTCAGGCTGGCATTGGCGTTTGGCCCGCTGACGTTCAATCCATTCGTTGATTCCACGCCAGATACCTTTGCCGTGCTGCGCAAGCTCTACGGCACGCTGCTGGATTACGACTTTGAAAAACAGGTCGTCGAAGACAGCGGGCTGGCAACCGCCGTTTCGCTCCAAGAAGATGGCAAAACCTATCGGGTAACACTGCGCAAGTGCCTGTTTTCAGATGGCTCGCCGCTTGTGCCGGATGATGTCGTCTTCTCATACAGTAGCGCCTTGGCGGCTGGTTCAGCGTTGAGCGACCTCCTCAAGACCGGCGTTGGGAATGAGCGGTCAGATGCCAAGTTCAGCATCATTGACGCTCAAACGGTGCAAATCCAATTCAACGATCCAATCTCGGCAGACGCAGCCAAGTTTGTCTTTGCGCGGATTCCAATCGTTTCCAAAGCAAACTTTCCAACCGCCAAGGACGATCCAACCAAACTGGCCTATTCCGGCCCGTTTGTCGTCAAAGCATCCTCTGCAAAAGAGCTGCGTTTGGCGGCCAATCCAAACTACTGGAAAGTGGATAACGCAGGCACAGTCCTGCCCTACCTCAATGAAGTGGTCTATGACTTGGGAGTCGATCGCAAAACCCAGTCCGAGCGATTTGCGGAAGGCAAATACGACATCATTGACTATTTGCTACCGGAACAAGCCAAAGCTCTCGACGGGCAGGCCAAAATTCGGAACGCCGGCGGCTCGCTGCGGGTGTGGACCCTTGTGGGTAATACCCGGATTGATCAAACCAAGGTTGATCGCAATCGCTCAAAGCACTTCCTCACCGATGACTTTCGGGAAGCGATCTCACGGCTGATTGATCGTAACCGCCTGGCTCAGACCGTCTTGAATGGCGAGGCCAAGCCATCATTCGGGCTTATTGCCCCCGGCAATGCGACGTGGTACGACCCCAACGCGCCACGCTACGAACCCAATGTGCAAACCGCGAAGGCGGCTCTTCAATCCGCAGGCTACAGCTACCAGGATGGCAAGCTCTTTGACGGCATCAAAACGCCGGTGCGCTTCAAGTTCACGGTGCCCAAGGAGCCGACGGCAATCGCGCTGGCACAGTCCATCGTGCAGGACTTGACGGCCGCCGGATTGGACATCGTCATCGAAGAGCAGCCGCTTGACAAATGGTGGAAAGCCCTGACGACCGGGGTCTTCGACATGATTTTGGTCGAGCTTCAGCCTGAGTTCCCAGACCCCGTGTTCCTCCAGCCATTTGTGACAGGGACGCGCCCCTATTTTGCGGAAGCCACCATCGTCAATCCGCAGTTAGACTTGCGTGGTTACGACTGGTTCAAGAAAATAGCTAGGGACTTTAACAAAGCACTCCAGCAGAAAACGGTCGAGGAGCGCAAAAAGCTCTATGATGACTTCCAGAAAAGTTGGAATGAAGTCTCACCTGTTATCTACCTTGTTTCAGAACATACCATAGCTGGCGCGCGGTCCAACGTTTTGAATGTCCGTCTGGCAGCGTTCGATCCGGCGGCGACGTGGAATCTCGAGGAACTTTATCTGAAGTGA
- the secA gene encoding preprotein translocase subunit SecA, with amino-acid sequence MLLDKVLAKIFGSANERYLKRIRPIVTAINEREAKLQALSDAELQAQTTRFKERLDLGASLDDLLPDAFATVREASRRVTGMRHFDVQLIGGTALHHGRIAEMRTGEGKTLVATLPVYLNALAGRGVHVVTVNDYLAKRDAEWMGKIYRFLGLSVGVIQNHLYDDERREAYACDITYGTNNEFGFDYLRDNMKYAVASCVQRGHYFAIVDEVDSILIDEARTPLIIAGPSDESSEKYYLANDVIPKLDRATDYLVDEKTHTAALTEVGIERVEKLLGIENLYDPANFELLHCVNQALKAHTLYHRDKEYMVRDGQVIIVDEHTGRPMDGRRWSDGLHQAVEAKEGVKIEAETQTLATITLQNYFRMYEKLAGMTGTAETEAPEFAKIYDLEVTVIPTHRPMIRQDYPDLIYRTAEEKWDAIVEEIKERHQTGQPILVGTASVANSELVSRKLEAIGIPHNVLNAKYHEREAEIVAQAGRKGAVTIATNMAGRGTDILLGGNPDFLTDAELRRQERNPAEVSPEERQAVFDQIKAQIDREHAEVVAIGGLHIIGSERHESRRIDNQLRGRAGRQGDPGSSRFYLSLEDDLMRIFGGDRLKKVMLTLGMEQGVAIESRMVSRRVEAAQKSVEAHNFSIRKHLLEYDDVMNLQRGTIYGLRQELMEGADGGREFIHLAEDLLGDVIRRYLHGRPEEWDVDGLRVALLDIYAFDCEAEQLDFDHLSRDEIRDKVWQTVLERHKAREAKVGAENLRQLERHVMLNVVDAHWKKHLATLDHLKEGVGLRGYGQKDPLIEYKKESSRLFEEMIDRMDEECVRILFNMRVEVAEASALEIEAEDVESGSFEVASEAIAPANLSRVAPQPRPAVPLPAPRPVTGQVYTAANASAARAGSGGQVVRRTPKVGRNEPCPCGSGKKYKNCHGAS; translated from the coding sequence ATGCTTCTCGATAAGGTTCTCGCCAAGATTTTCGGTAGCGCTAATGAGCGGTACCTCAAGCGGATTCGTCCCATTGTCACCGCCATCAACGAGCGCGAAGCCAAGCTCCAGGCGCTTTCCGATGCCGAGCTACAGGCGCAAACTACCCGCTTCAAGGAACGCCTCGACCTCGGAGCGTCACTGGATGACCTTCTCCCGGATGCCTTTGCCACCGTACGCGAAGCGTCACGCCGCGTGACGGGCATGCGACACTTTGATGTCCAGCTTATCGGCGGCACGGCGCTCCACCACGGACGGATTGCCGAGATGCGCACCGGGGAAGGCAAAACGCTTGTGGCAACCCTGCCGGTTTACCTCAACGCGCTTGCAGGACGGGGCGTTCACGTGGTCACGGTCAACGACTATCTCGCCAAGCGCGATGCGGAGTGGATGGGTAAAATTTACCGGTTTCTGGGCTTGTCGGTGGGCGTCATTCAAAATCATCTCTATGACGACGAGCGCCGTGAAGCCTATGCCTGCGATATTACCTATGGTACCAACAACGAGTTCGGCTTTGATTACTTGCGCGACAATATGAAATACGCGGTCGCGTCCTGTGTCCAACGCGGACACTACTTCGCCATCGTGGACGAAGTGGACTCGATCCTGATTGATGAAGCTCGAACACCACTCATCATCGCCGGCCCATCAGATGAATCGAGCGAGAAGTACTACCTGGCCAACGATGTCATCCCCAAGCTGGACCGCGCAACGGACTATCTCGTTGACGAAAAAACCCACACCGCAGCCCTGACCGAGGTCGGCATCGAGCGGGTCGAGAAACTGCTTGGCATCGAAAATCTTTACGACCCGGCGAACTTCGAGCTGTTGCACTGCGTCAACCAAGCGCTCAAGGCTCACACGCTCTATCACCGCGACAAGGAATACATGGTCCGGGATGGACAGGTCATCATCGTGGATGAGCACACGGGGCGACCGATGGATGGACGCCGGTGGTCGGATGGCCTTCACCAAGCCGTCGAAGCCAAGGAAGGCGTCAAAATTGAGGCTGAAACCCAGACGCTGGCGACGATCACGCTCCAAAACTACTTTCGCATGTACGAGAAGTTGGCCGGCATGACCGGCACGGCGGAAACCGAAGCGCCAGAGTTTGCCAAAATTTACGATCTGGAAGTTACGGTCATTCCAACCCACCGGCCCATGATTCGTCAGGACTATCCAGACCTTATCTACCGGACGGCCGAAGAAAAGTGGGATGCGATTGTTGAAGAAATCAAGGAACGCCACCAAACCGGACAGCCGATTCTGGTGGGGACGGCATCCGTAGCTAACTCGGAACTGGTTTCACGCAAGCTCGAAGCCATCGGGATTCCACATAACGTTCTCAACGCCAAGTATCACGAGCGCGAAGCGGAAATCGTCGCCCAGGCCGGACGCAAGGGTGCGGTCACGATTGCCACGAACATGGCCGGGCGCGGGACGGATATTCTGCTGGGCGGCAACCCAGATTTTCTCACCGATGCCGAACTGCGACGGCAGGAGCGCAATCCGGCGGAGGTTTCCCCCGAAGAGCGCCAGGCTGTTTTCGATCAAATCAAGGCGCAAATTGACCGCGAACACGCAGAGGTCGTCGCCATCGGCGGACTGCACATCATCGGCAGTGAGCGCCATGAATCGCGCCGGATTGACAACCAGTTACGCGGTCGAGCTGGGCGGCAAGGCGACCCCGGCTCTTCCCGCTTCTACCTCTCGCTCGAAGACGACCTGATGCGGATTTTTGGTGGCGACCGGCTCAAAAAAGTCATGCTCACCCTGGGCATGGAACAGGGCGTGGCGATTGAAAGCCGGATGGTATCGCGGCGCGTGGAAGCTGCCCAAAAGTCAGTTGAAGCCCATAACTTCTCGATCCGCAAACATCTGCTCGAATATGACGATGTCATGAATCTCCAGCGCGGCACCATCTACGGACTGCGCCAGGAACTCATGGAAGGTGCAGATGGGGGACGGGAGTTCATTCATCTGGCGGAAGACTTGCTTGGTGACGTTATTCGCCGCTACCTCCACGGACGCCCAGAGGAATGGGATGTGGATGGGCTCCGAGTCGCCTTGCTCGACATTTATGCCTTTGACTGTGAGGCGGAACAGCTCGACTTCGATCATCTGAGCCGAGATGAAATCCGTGACAAAGTATGGCAGACCGTCCTGGAGCGCCATAAGGCGCGCGAGGCCAAGGTCGGGGCTGAGAACCTGCGGCAGCTTGAGCGCCACGTCATGCTCAATGTCGTTGACGCCCACTGGAAAAAACATCTTGCCACGCTTGATCACCTGAAAGAAGGGGTTGGCTTGCGTGGCTACGGTCAGAAGGACCCGCTGATTGAATACAAGAAGGAGTCCAGTCGCCTCTTTGAAGAGATGATTGACCGGATGGATGAAGAGTGTGTCCGCATTCTGTTCAACATGCGCGTCGAGGTCGCGGAAGCTTCGGCGCTCGAAATCGAGGCTGAGGACGTTGAGAGTGGGAGCTTCGAGGTCGCCAGCGAGGCAATCGCCCCGGCGAACCTTTCCCGCGTCGCGCCCCAACCCAGGCCGGCGGTGCCATTGCCTGCTCCGCGCCCAGTGACCGGACAGGTTTACACGGCTGCCAACGCTAGCGCAGCTCGTGCCGGGTCAGGGGGGCAGGTCGTGCGGCGGACGCCTAAGGTTGGGCGGAATGAGCCCTGTCCCTGTGGCTCAGGCAAGAAGTATAAAAACTGTCACGGCGCTTCATAA
- a CDS encoding M16 family metallopeptidase encodes MPIKQMTFHGQPPWRLAAWLALILQLALPFQVVATTLGICEPDGLPNVQRDTLLTGLPILVGERPGSTSVTVAVVIKVGSTFDRVGKAGLARLTAECIRSGGGGYDAERVRIELEEAEAQLEVDVNWDRTCILLTGPARNAAVLIDLLGRLITLADFAKRDFAEARFKPFQEAAMAAAQAAQTEEAAADALFFQTLYDAHPYHHSLLGTPESIAAITQADVADFYRRHWLPNNAAVVIVGDVTAAQVRSVTRRAFGGWAKGKLAPATFLPPNPPEQLRLVLQPGTGKWVHVRLGGLLPEATPESRAAWLVLAELIKRRVQPWTLELTHRRLPDSPWMLSSKLTTETAVADIDVVLQTLDKLRDAPPSQEEVQAARTAIEAVLRGHTPNNRDIAQQLVWLETYGLSPTIEADLPARLAAVTPADCQALASQMLGRGRLVVLQGGSTTLQTALAKFGNVELVQP; translated from the coding sequence ATGCCCATCAAGCAGATGACATTTCACGGCCAGCCACCTTGGAGGCTTGCCGCTTGGCTCGCTTTGATCCTGCAACTTGCGCTGCCATTCCAGGTGGTGGCGACGACACTTGGAATATGCGAACCAGACGGATTACCGAATGTCCAACGGGATACCCTACTGACGGGACTGCCCATTCTCGTTGGTGAACGGCCTGGTTCGACGTCCGTCACTGTGGCCGTCGTCATCAAAGTTGGCAGCACGTTTGACCGAGTTGGCAAAGCGGGACTGGCACGCTTGACGGCGGAATGTATTCGCAGCGGTGGCGGTGGCTATGACGCCGAGCGGGTGCGGATTGAGCTTGAGGAGGCTGAAGCCCAACTCGAGGTTGACGTGAACTGGGACCGCACCTGCATTCTGCTTACCGGGCCAGCCCGCAACGCGGCGGTCCTGATTGATTTGCTTGGGCGACTCATTACACTTGCCGACTTTGCCAAACGCGACTTTGCCGAGGCCCGTTTCAAGCCATTTCAGGAAGCTGCGATGGCCGCCGCCCAGGCGGCTCAAACCGAGGAAGCAGCAGCGGATGCGCTGTTTTTCCAGACGCTTTATGACGCTCACCCTTATCACCACAGCCTGCTCGGCACGCCGGAGAGCATTGCCGCCATCACGCAGGCGGATGTCGCCGACTTTTACCGTCGCCACTGGCTACCCAACAACGCGGCGGTTGTCATTGTGGGGGATGTCACGGCCGCTCAAGTGCGGAGTGTGACGCGCCGTGCCTTTGGCGGCTGGGCCAAAGGCAAACTGGCGCCAGCCACATTCCTCCCGCCCAATCCACCGGAGCAACTGCGCTTGGTGCTGCAACCTGGGACGGGCAAGTGGGTTCACGTTCGCCTGGGGGGACTTCTGCCCGAAGCCACACCTGAAAGCCGGGCAGCTTGGCTTGTTTTGGCCGAGCTGATCAAGCGTCGTGTCCAGCCCTGGACGCTTGAACTCACCCACCGCCGACTACCTGACAGCCCGTGGATGTTGAGCAGCAAGCTCACCACAGAAACGGCTGTTGCGGATATTGATGTTGTCTTACAAACACTTGACAAGCTGCGCGACGCCCCCCCAAGCCAGGAAGAGGTTCAAGCCGCACGGACGGCAATCGAAGCGGTGCTTCGTGGGCATACGCCAAATAACCGGGACATTGCCCAGCAACTTGTATGGTTGGAAACCTACGGACTTAGTCCAACCATCGAAGCTGATCTGCCAGCCCGGTTGGCAGCCGTAACCCCAGCCGACTGCCAGGCCTTGGCCAGCCAAATGCTTGGCCGCGGGCGGCTCGTGGTGCTTCAGGGTGGGTCCACCACACTTCAAACGGCATTGGCAAAGTTTGGAAACGTTGAACTTGTCCAACCATAG
- the lepB gene encoding signal peptidase I — MSEPPTEEVLAQAPPAQADGLQPEGADEADEAVIFAQDPLLTLPTFRPLWTVAPNQPLSAGHAFTDEGGVVVSTFTGAPPGWKHWVKEGLSIGRDMLLALVIALLIGLFVIQPVYVKGTSMLPRLREGERLFVNRFIYNFSNIERGDIVVFYYPKNPQESFIKRVIGLPGDEVTLSGGKLYINGKLVPETYLSSDYTTIVSPPRTWIVEPHHYFVMGDNRDASNDSRNWGLVPEMYIYGKAVYRYWPVSEIGFIEDEATTLEPLRSLRRMEPQRELPPAE; from the coding sequence GTGTCAGAGCCTCCAACCGAGGAAGTCCTAGCTCAAGCACCGCCAGCCCAGGCCGATGGGTTGCAACCGGAAGGTGCGGATGAAGCGGATGAGGCAGTTATATTCGCTCAGGATCCACTCCTTACCCTTCCCACGTTCCGCCCACTGTGGACTGTCGCGCCCAACCAGCCACTTTCAGCCGGGCACGCTTTTACAGACGAGGGTGGCGTAGTGGTGTCCACGTTTACCGGCGCGCCACCAGGCTGGAAACACTGGGTCAAGGAGGGTCTAAGCATTGGTCGGGACATGCTGTTGGCGCTCGTGATTGCGCTGCTGATTGGCCTCTTCGTCATTCAACCCGTCTATGTCAAGGGGACAAGCATGCTGCCCCGGCTGCGCGAGGGTGAACGCCTTTTCGTCAATCGCTTCATCTATAATTTTTCAAACATCGAGCGGGGGGACATCGTGGTGTTTTACTACCCTAAAAACCCCCAGGAGAGTTTTATCAAGCGTGTCATTGGGCTGCCCGGCGACGAGGTCACACTGTCAGGCGGCAAGCTCTACATCAACGGCAAGCTGGTTCCTGAAACCTACTTGTCAAGTGACTACACGACCATTGTCAGCCCACCGCGCACCTGGATCGTCGAGCCGCACCACTATTTCGTGATGGGTGACAACCGGGATGCCAGCAATGACAGTCGCAATTGGGGACTGGTGCCCGAAATGTACATTTACGGCAAAGCGGTCTATCGCTACTGGCCAGTGAGCGAAATTGGCTTTATTGAAGATGAAGCAACCACACTTGAGCCGCTCCGGTCGCTGCGGCGGATGGAGCCGCAACGCGAGTTGCCCCCGGCCGAGTAA